In Geotalea uraniireducens, the genomic window ATACGAGTTTAATAGCAGACAGCAACTTCATGTGTCAATAGCAAAACGTATATGTAACTTGCTGTAAATACGCTGAAACATTCTGAAGCAAATACCTCGTTGATTCGCAGGCAGGGTGTTCCAACGAAGAACATAATTCATCCTACGTTCCCGCCATTTCTGATCAACACTGTCAGCAGATAGTTTATCGACTACTTAAGCAGGACTATCAATCAAGTCAGCTCTTTGCTCCAGAATTTCATGGGATGGTCCCGTTTGCCACCATTGGTCTCACGCCACGTGAAGTGGGTGGTTACCCCTGGGATCCGGACAAAACCGGTGCGGGCAAGGAATCTTGTGATGGGGATGTAGTCATTCGGGCGCAAGGGGTGATCATCGGGACGTTCAACCGTGGCACAAGTGAGCGTGCGGTAGCGGCCTAGAGAACGGATGTGGCTTTCCAGTCGTACAAGCAGCTTCTGGCCCAGTCCACAATTGCGGTAGACCAGGCGAAAGAGCAGTTCCCCAACGTAATATGCCTCGTTGAGCGGAAATGCTGTCCCAGAAAAGGCGTCAAGCATATGGGCGTCTTCATGGACAAGAGGCATGCCTGCAATCGCCCCGATAACCGCATGTCCTTCATGTGCGAGAATGACGCAGGCATCGGGTGCCTCGGCATAGGTACCCAGGTATTTAAGCTCATCTTCTCTGCGCCCTTGATACAGATAGGGATACTCCCGGAAAATTTCAAGTCGGAGCGTCGCCACATCGTCCAGAACATCCGCAATGGCAGTCTTGGTCAGGAATTGCTCGGTAATTTCCTTAATCCCTTTCATATCGAGCATCTCAGCCGTTTCCCAAATGTTTAAATTCAGTGATTCCACACTTTCCAATGCGGAAGTTGTTGTCTATTCCGCAGCGGATATCTGGCGGAGTTTCGTAATGTCCCGCAGTGGCGGCGCGCCGAACAGGCGGTTATACTCGCGACTAAACTGAGTTGGGCTCTCATAGCCTACTTGGAACGCTGCGTTTGCGGCATCCATACGTTCTGCGAGCATGAGACGTCTGGCCTCTTGCAAGCGCAACTGCTTCTGAAATTGAAGTGGACTGAGTGCGGTCATTGACCGGAAGTGGTTATGAAATGATGTGGGACTCATGTTCACCTGCTCTGCGAGGTCGTCTATACTAAATGGTTGTGTGAAGTTATTCTGCAACCACTCAATAGCACGCCTTATTTGCTGACTCTTACTCCCAACTGATGCTATCTGGCGCAAACGCTCACCTTGATCCCCCACCAGTAATCGGTAGATGATTTCTCGCTTGATGATCGTAGCAAGCATCGGGATGTCCTGTTTTTCAGCTAGGACTTCAATCAACCTTTGAAAGGCGTTAAGCAACGGCTGCGTCACCTCGCCAGTCGCCATACCACGGCTTGTCTGTTTCGTACGCGGTGGGGGCAGATTACTGTCCGCCATCAGTTGTGAAATTTCCTTCAGATCAAGTTTAAATCTGAGCGCCAGAAAAGGTTTCTCCGTACTTGCTTCAATAACCTGTACGATCGTTGGCAGATGCACGGATGTGATCAAATAATTGTGCGCGTCATACACATAGGTGTCATCTCCAAGAATGACTCGTTTAGCTCCTTGCACAGCCAAACAAACGCTGGGTTCATATGTGACGCTGATTGGTCCGGTAGGCCCATCCATTCGGAAAAGTGATAAGTCATGAATTGGGGTTGGGTCCTGATCGCCATTTTGGGTGCATCGGGCAATGCTCTTTGTTAGCGGATCAAGCGCAATCTCTATTCCATCATTAGTAAAATCCTGCATAAATTCCTCATTTAGCATACATTGATTATATTTTGATTCTAACTAACCCATTTGCTCGTTACAACTGTATTCTAGTAATTTTGCATTTTTAGGCAATAAGTTAGTAGTATTGGGCTACCTCCTGCAGATACTTCGGAGATAAGATGAAATCATCATGGTGGCAGAATAGATCAAGGAAGGATTTATGGAAAAGAATAACCAGATAACTGGATTGCTCGCTCAAAATCCCCAAGGACTGACTCGCCGAGACTTTTTGGTTACTACTGCACTTGTCGGGGCAGGATTGGCCGTCGGGCCACTGTTGGGAGTCGCATCAGCGGAGAAAATTGAGAATCGGTCCGGCAACGGACTCCATAAAGGCGGAAATACAATGAAAACTCGAAGGCTCGGAAAATTGGAAGTCTCGGCAATAGGTGCAGGGTGCATGAGTATCAGCGCCAACTACGGCCCACCCGCAGACAGAAAGCAAGGAATTAAGGTCATTCGCACAGCCTATGAAAAGGGGGTCACGTTCTTTGATACCGCCGAAGTTTACGGCCCCTATACGAACGAAGGCCTTGTCGGGGAAGCTCTCGCGCCTTTTCGCGACAAAGTCGTTGTCGCAACCAAATTTGGATTTGATCTTGTAGCGGGTGGACTTAATAGCAGGCCAGAACATATTAGGAAAGTGGTAGAGGAGTCACTAAAGCGGCTTAAGACTGACCGCATTGATCTCTACTACCAACACAGGGTAGATCCAAAGGTGCCAATTGAAGATGTGGCTGGTGTGATCAAGGATCTCATCAAGCAGGGAAAGGTTTTGCATTTCGGTCTCTCCGAAGCGAGTGCGAAGACAATCCGCCGAGCGCATTCTGTTCATCCGGTATCAGCAGTTCAGACTGAATACTCGCTTATGGAAAGAGATCCAGAACGCAACGGTGTACTTAAAACGTGTGATGAGCTGGGTATTGGCTTTGTTCCTTGGGGGCCGGTTGGAATGGGTTATTTGACCGGGAAAATTGATTCTCGTACGAAGTTGGACCCGAAAACAGACCTTCGCTCCGGGTTTGATCGTTTTACTCCTGTAAACATAAAGGCAAATATGCCGATTGTTGATTTTCTAAAAATATTTGCTGAGAAGAAGAATGCGACGCCTGCACAGATATCTCTTGCATGGCTATTGGCGCAGAAACCATGGATTGTTCCAATCCCAGGGACACGTAACATGGATCATCTGAACGAGAATTTGGGAGCAATCAATGTTCAACTAACGCCTGCGGATTTACGTGAGATCGAAACTGCACTCTCTAAGATCAAAGTGTACGGTGGCCGTATGGGCGAAATATACATGCGTGATGTTGACCAGTCAAAGTGATCAGTTGTTGTACCGGGTAAAGAGGAATTTGAAGTAGGATGAAATTGAAAGGGCGCCCGTTTCGGCGCCCTTTGCTTTTTATATTGGTATTTTGGTTTCTGTTGATATGAGTTGCACCAACCGTTCTCCGCTACGATTGCATCAGCATCCGCTCCTCAGCATGGTCAACGCGCCACTCCTTGCTTCGGTCATCGGTCAGGATCACGGTGAAAACGGACCTACCAATCGAAGCAGAACGGCCGTCTTCAGAATAGTCATCAATCCCGAAGTGGGCAGAGAGAGACGCCGTAACCACAGCGCCAGGTGGTGCCAGTTGCCCGGCGTTTCGGAGGAGTGTTCTCTGACACATACTGGCAAGAGTCCGGTTCCTCTCAATGTCGAATTCCGATGGTTCGATTCGCAGTTCCAGGAGGTCAATTGCCACCACCAGCAACTGGTGCTGATACGCCAGCCAGGCATAATGCTGGGCCGAACAGGCAAACATATGAGCGATGCCGCTGGCGAAGCTCTTGATATGCTTGCGGCCCAATTTTTTCTGCTCGAATGGTGCATCTGCCGTTACCATTGATCAATCCTCGCGCTTTGACTCAACCAGACAGGTTCACTCCGGCTGCCAGGCGCAATCTGCCCAGTGCGCTTCGTAGCGTTTCACAAAGTCTTTCATCTCCCGGATGTTGGCGGCAGGTTCGCGGCAAGCCCGGGCGCAGGTGGAAACAACATCCCGGTAGAACCGAACGGCCACGCCCGATGACGATGCAATAACAAAAGTCCCGATCAACCCGCTGCCGTCGTCACCGGATCGGGCCATCCCGGCCATCGCCCTTGAAGATTGGAGTCACATCCATCGGCCAGCAGGTCGCTGGATGTTGATTCTTGACTTTCGGCATGTTAGGCCTAATATTATGCAAAGTCTTGCAAGAATTTCCTCGAGCGAGGCCGCGTGACGTCGGAACTTGTGGGGGTGGTATGACAGCGCGCCAGCAGGCGATCTTCACACTCGACGAGTTGGCTGCCTACTTGAAAGTCGGCAAGCGGACGCTTTACCGGCTCGCCTCGCACGGGGAGATTCCGGCCTTCAAGGTCGGCGGGACGTGGCGGTTTCGTCAAAGTGAAATCGATCGATGGATCAATGATCAGATCCAAGCAGGCAGAAAGAAGGAGGTGATACGCACAGATGAGCAGCCAAAGTCAGCGGAACACTCCGTGTCGTCTGGGCGCGCTGTCCGTCGCCGCAGGCAAACGGAGTGAGCGAGAGTCTTCAATTTTTCTTCTGGAGGTGTGACATGGACATTGATTTCAAGAAATTGGCTCCCTGGAACTGGTTCAAGAAGGAGCAGGAAGAACAACAGAGCACTGCCTCGCTGCCGGTGCAGCGCAATGACCTGCCGGTGGCGGGTGGGCCCGTCAGTCCCATCCTGCAATTGCATCGCGAGATCGACCGCCTCTTTGACGATGCATTTCGAGGCTTCGGCTTTCCGGCGCTGGCCATGCCGCGATGGCCGTCGGACTGGCCGGGCCTGCTGAAGCCGGCACTTGACATCCAGGAAACCGACAAGCTGTATAAGATTTCTTTGGAGGTTCCCGGCGTCGAGGAAAAGGACATCCAGATCACGCTCGACAACGACGTGCTGCTGGTGCGCGGTGAAAAGCGTCAGGAGCAGGAAACGAAAGACGGCGGTTTCCACCGGGTGGAGCGCTCCTACGGCAGCTTTCAGCGCGCTCTGAACCTGCCGGCCGATGCCAACCAGGACACGATCAAGGCCGCTTTCAAGAACGGCGTGCTCACGATCACGATGGAAAAGCGCGAGGCCAGCGCGCCCAAGCAGGGCCGCTCGATCCCGATCAACGGCTGACGCTGGTCGGCTCGCTTTTCTCAAAACCACAAAAGGATGAGACGCCGTGATCGGCGGCGTCTCATCAAATCAATCTTTACAGGAGCATCAGCATGGCCAGAAAACAATGCCAGGTCTGCGGCCAGCCCGCCACGGTGCGGGTGGAAGCCAATCTCAATGGTCGACACAGCACCATGCTGTTGTGTGACGATCACTATCGCCAACTGGTGCGCCAGCAAAAGCGCACCGTCTCACCGCTGGAAGCCTTGTTCGGCTCGCGCAGCGGGCTGTTCGAAGACTTCCTTGGCAGCGACTTCTTCCGCATCGGTGACGACGCACCGTCCATGGCGGCCGATACCGACGAGGTCGTCGATGCCTCGTTCGGCGAACCCGCCCCGGCCGGTACGGGCACCGCGCGCCGTCGCGGCAGTGGGCTCGCCAGCCGTATCAGCGAACAGTCCGAGGCCCTGTTGCAGGAAGCCGCCCGACACGCTGCAGAGTTCGGGCGCGCCGAAGTCGATACCGAACACCTGCTGCTGGCGCTATCCGACAGCGACGTGGTCAAGACCATCCTGGGGCAGTTCAAGATCAAGGTCGATGACCTCAAGCGACAGATCGAATCCGAAGCCAAGCGCGGCGACAAGCCATTCGAGGGCGAGATCGGCGTGTCGCCCCGCGTGAAGGATGCGCTCAGCCGTGCTTTCGTGGCCTCAAACGAACTCGGCCACTCCTATGTTGGCCCGGAGCATTTCCTGATCGGGCTCGCCGAGGAAGGCGAAGGTCTGGCCGCCAACCTGCTACGCCGCTACGGGCTCACGCCGCAGGCGCTGCGCCAACAGGTCAGCAAGGTGGTCGGCAAAGGGGCCGAGGATGGCCGCGCCGAGACGCCGACCAATACGCCCGAGCTGGATAAATACTCGCGCGACCTCACCAAGATGGCGCGCGAGGGCAAACTCGATCCAGTCATCGGCCGTGCGCAGGAGATCGAGACCACCATCGAGGTGCTGGCCCGGCGCAAGAAAAACAACCCGGTGTTGATCGGTGAGCCCGGCGTCGGCAAGACCGCCATTGTCGAAGGACTGGCGCAGCGGATGGTCGCTGGCGAAGTGCCCGAGACGCTGCGCGACAAGCGCCTGGTGGAACTCAACATCAATGCCATGGTGGCCGGCGCCAAGTACCGCGGCGAGTTCGAGGAGCGCGTGCAGAAGGTGCTCAAGGAAGTGACCGAGCACCAGGGTGAGCTGATTCTCTTCATCGACGAGGTGCACACCATCGTCGGTGCAGGCCAGGGTGGCGGCGAAGGCGGGCTGGACGTGGCCAACGTGTTCAAGCCGATGATGGCGCGCGGCGAGCTGAACCTGATCGGCGCCACCACGCTCAACGAGTATCAGAAGTACATCGAGAAGGACGCCGCGCTGGAGCGTCGCTTCCAGCCGGTGATGGTGCCCGAGCCGACGGTAGCGCAGACCATGATGATCCTGCGCGGCCTGCGCGACACCTTCGAGGCGCACCACAAGGTCAGCATCACCGAGGATGCGATCATCGCCGCCGCCGAGTTGTCGGACCGCTACATCACCGCGCGCTTTTTGCCTGACAAGGCCATCGACCTGCTCGACCAGGCAGCCGCACGCGTGAAGCTGTCGGCCACGGCGCGCCCGGTGGCGGTGCAAGAGCTGGAGTCCGAACTGCATCAGTTGCGGCGTGAGCAGGACTATGTGGCTTCGCGCAAGCAGTACGACAAGGCCGCCAAGCTCGGCAAGCGCATCGAGGCCAAAGAGGCCGAACTAAAGAAGCTCGTCGAGGATTGGGAGCGCGAGCGCGCCTCGGGCAGCGCCGAGGTCAAGGCAGAGCACGTGGCGCAGATCGTCTCGCGGCTGACCGGCATCCCGGTCAACGAGCTGACGGTGGAAGAACGCGAGAAGCTGCTGCATCTGGAGCAGCGGCTGCATGAGCGCCTGGTGGGACAGGACGAAGCAGTACGTGCCGTGGCCGATGCCGTGCGGCTGTCGCGCGCGGGCCTGCGCGAAGGCAGCAAGCCAGTGGCCACCTTCCTGTT contains:
- a CDS encoding AraC family transcriptional regulator, with amino-acid sequence MQDFTNDGIEIALDPLTKSIARCTQNGDQDPTPIHDLSLFRMDGPTGPISVTYEPSVCLAVQGAKRVILGDDTYVYDAHNYLITSVHLPTIVQVIEASTEKPFLALRFKLDLKEISQLMADSNLPPPRTKQTSRGMATGEVTQPLLNAFQRLIEVLAEKQDIPMLATIIKREIIYRLLVGDQGERLRQIASVGSKSQQIRRAIEWLQNNFTQPFSIDDLAEQVNMSPTSFHNHFRSMTALSPLQFQKQLRLQEARRLMLAERMDAANAAFQVGYESPTQFSREYNRLFGAPPLRDITKLRQISAAE
- the clpK gene encoding heat shock survival AAA family ATPase ClpK, yielding MARKQCQVCGQPATVRVEANLNGRHSTMLLCDDHYRQLVRQQKRTVSPLEALFGSRSGLFEDFLGSDFFRIGDDAPSMAADTDEVVDASFGEPAPAGTGTARRRGSGLASRISEQSEALLQEAARHAAEFGRAEVDTEHLLLALSDSDVVKTILGQFKIKVDDLKRQIESEAKRGDKPFEGEIGVSPRVKDALSRAFVASNELGHSYVGPEHFLIGLAEEGEGLAANLLRRYGLTPQALRQQVSKVVGKGAEDGRAETPTNTPELDKYSRDLTKMAREGKLDPVIGRAQEIETTIEVLARRKKNNPVLIGEPGVGKTAIVEGLAQRMVAGEVPETLRDKRLVELNINAMVAGAKYRGEFEERVQKVLKEVTEHQGELILFIDEVHTIVGAGQGGGEGGLDVANVFKPMMARGELNLIGATTLNEYQKYIEKDAALERRFQPVMVPEPTVAQTMMILRGLRDTFEAHHKVSITEDAIIAAAELSDRYITARFLPDKAIDLLDQAAARVKLSATARPVAVQELESELHQLRREQDYVASRKQYDKAAKLGKRIEAKEAELKKLVEDWERERASGSAEVKAEHVAQIVSRLTGIPVNELTVEEREKLLHLEQRLHERLVGQDEAVRAVADAVRLSRAGLREGSKPVATFLFLGPTGVGKTELAKALAESIYGDEGALLRIDMSEYGERHTVARLVGAPPGYVGYDEGGQLTEKVRRKPYSVLLLDEIEKAHPDVYNILLQVFDDGRLTDGKGRVVDFTNTIIIATSNLGSDIIQRRLKARGAAGEEYEKTKSEVMDVLRGHFRPEFLNRIDEIIVFHALGKEEIRHIVGLQLDRVARNAASQGVTLAFDQTLIDHFAEEGYKPEFGARELKRLIRSELETALAREMLGGGIGKADHASARWDDKAERVVFERQEPPAKPAEPEKPDAANAAETPPSDASKPARKKKSAGGES
- a CDS encoding aldo/keto reductase, which produces MEKNNQITGLLAQNPQGLTRRDFLVTTALVGAGLAVGPLLGVASAEKIENRSGNGLHKGGNTMKTRRLGKLEVSAIGAGCMSISANYGPPADRKQGIKVIRTAYEKGVTFFDTAEVYGPYTNEGLVGEALAPFRDKVVVATKFGFDLVAGGLNSRPEHIRKVVEESLKRLKTDRIDLYYQHRVDPKVPIEDVAGVIKDLIKQGKVLHFGLSEASAKTIRRAHSVHPVSAVQTEYSLMERDPERNGVLKTCDELGIGFVPWGPVGMGYLTGKIDSRTKLDPKTDLRSGFDRFTPVNIKANMPIVDFLKIFAEKKNATPAQISLAWLLAQKPWIVPIPGTRNMDHLNENLGAINVQLTPADLREIETALSKIKVYGGRMGEIYMRDVDQSK
- a CDS encoding Hsp20/alpha crystallin family protein, yielding MDIDFKKLAPWNWFKKEQEEQQSTASLPVQRNDLPVAGGPVSPILQLHREIDRLFDDAFRGFGFPALAMPRWPSDWPGLLKPALDIQETDKLYKISLEVPGVEEKDIQITLDNDVLLVRGEKRQEQETKDGGFHRVERSYGSFQRALNLPADANQDTIKAAFKNGVLTITMEKREASAPKQGRSIPING
- a CDS encoding helix-turn-helix domain-containing protein, with the translated sequence MTARQQAIFTLDELAAYLKVGKRTLYRLASHGEIPAFKVGGTWRFRQSEIDRWINDQIQAGRKKEVIRTDEQPKSAEHSVSSGRAVRRRRQTE
- a CDS encoding GNAT family N-acetyltransferase, with the protein product MESLNLNIWETAEMLDMKGIKEITEQFLTKTAIADVLDDVATLRLEIFREYPYLYQGRREDELKYLGTYAEAPDACVILAHEGHAVIGAIAGMPLVHEDAHMLDAFSGTAFPLNEAYYVGELLFRLVYRNCGLGQKLLVRLESHIRSLGRYRTLTCATVERPDDHPLRPNDYIPITRFLARTGFVRIPGVTTHFTWRETNGGKRDHPMKFWSKELT